The Triticum aestivum cultivar Chinese Spring chromosome 3A, IWGSC CS RefSeq v2.1, whole genome shotgun sequence genome includes a region encoding these proteins:
- the LOC123060420 gene encoding probable galactinol--sucrose galactosyltransferase 2: MTVTPQITVSDGRLEVRGRTVLSGVPDNITAAHAAGAGLVDGAFVGATAGEAKSHHVFTFGTLRDCRFMCLFRFKLWWMTQRMGTSGRDVPLETQFILIEVPAAAGNDDGDSEPVYLVMLPLLEGQFRTVLQGNDQDQLHICIESGDKAVQTEQGMNSLYIHAGTNPFDTITQAVKAVEKHMQTFHHREKKKLPSFVDWFGWCTWDAFYTDVTADGVKQGLRSLAEGGVPPRFLIIDDGWQQIGSENKEDPGVAVQEGAQFASRLTGIKENTKFQSEHDQDDTPGLKRLVEETKKGHGVKSVYVWHAMAGYWGGVKPSAAGMEHYESALAYPVQSPGVTGNQPDIVMDSLSVLGLGLVHPRKVYNFYDELHAYLAACGVDGVKVDVQNIVETLGAGHGGRVALTRAYHRALEASVARNFPDNGCISCMCHNTDMLYSAKQTAVVRASDDFYPRDPASHTVHISSVAYNTLFLGEFMQPDWDMFHSLHPAAEYHGAARAIGGCPIYVSDKPGNHNFDLLKKLVLPDGSVLRAQLPGRPTRDCLFSDPARDGASLLKIWNMNKCAGVVGVFNCQGAGWCRIVKKTRIHDEAPGTLTGSVRAEDVEGIAQAAGTDDCTGDAVVYAYRAGELVRLPRGATLPVTLKRLEYELFHVCPIRTVAPDVSFAPIGLLHMFNAGGAVEECTVRPDEDDKAVVSLRVRGCGLFGAYCSRRPVKCSLDSGDVGFGYDADTGLVTVDVPVPEKEMYRWALEIRV; encoded by the exons ATGACGGTGACACCGCAAATCACGGTGAGCGACGGGAGGCTGGAGGTCCGCGGCCGGACGGTGCTCTCCGGCGTGCCGGACAACATCACCGCAGCGCATGCTGCCGGGGCCGGGCTCGTCGACGGGGCCTTCGTGGGTGCCACGGCCGGCGAGGCCAAGAGCCACCACGTCTTCACCTTCGGGACTCTCCG CGATTGCCGGTTCATGTGCCTGTTCCGGTTCAAGCTGTGGTGGATGACGCAGCGGATGGGCACCTCCGGCCGCGACGTCCCGCTGGAGACCCAATTCATCCTCATCGaggtccctgccgccgccggcaACGACGACGGCGACAGCGAGCCGGTGTACCTGGTGATGCTGCCGCTGCTGGAGGGGCAGTTCCGCACGGTGCTCCAGGGCAACGACCAAGACCAGCTCCATATCTGCATCGAGAGCG GGGACAAAGCGGTGCAGACGGAGCAGGGCATGAACAGTTTGTACATCCACGCCGGCACCAACCCCTTCGACACCATCACCCAGGCCGTCAA GGCCGTTGAGAAGCACATGCAGACATTCCACCACAGGGAGAAGAAAAAG CTGCCGTCGTTTGTGGACTGGTTCGGGTGGTGCACGTGGGACGCCTTCTACACGGACGTGACGGCCGACGGTGTCAAGCAGGGCCTCCGCAGCCTGGCGGAGGGCGGCGTGCCACCGCGGTTCCTCATCATCGACGACGGCTGGCAGCAGATCGGCAGCGAGAACAAGGAGGACCCCGGCGTCGCCGTCCAGGAAGGGGCGCAGTTCGCGAGCAGGCTCACCGGCATCAAGGAGAACACCAAGTTCCAGAGCGAGCATGACCAGGACGACACCCCGGGGCTGAAGCGGCTGGTGGAGGAGACCAAGAAGGGGCACGGCGTCAAGAGCGTCTACGTCTGGCACGCCATGGCCGGCTACTGGGGCGGCGTCAAGCCGTCGGCGGCCGGGATGGAGCACTACGAGTCCGCGCTGGCCTACCCGGTGCAGTCGCCGGGCGTCACCGGCAACCAGCCGGACATCGTCATGGACTCGCTCTCCGTGCTCGGCCTCGGCCTCGTGCACCCGCGCAAGGTCTACAACTTCTACGACGAGCTCCACGCCTACCTGGCCGCCTGCGGCGTCGACGGCGTCAAGGTGGACGTGCAGAACATCGTGGAGACCCTCGGTGCCGGGCACGGCGGCCGCGTCGCGCTCACCCGCGCCTACCACCGCGCGCTCGAGGCCTCCGTCGCCCGCAACTTCCCGGATAATGGTTGTATCTCATGCATGTGCCACAACACCGACATGCTCTACAGCGCCAAGCAGACCGCCGTCGTGCGCGCCTCCGACGACTTCTACCCGCGCGACCCCGCGTCGCACACCGTCCACATCTCCTCCGTGGCTTACAACACGCTCTTCCTCGGCGAGTTCATGCAGCCCGACTGGGACATGTTTCAT AGCCTGCACCCGGCGGCGGAGTACCACGGCGCGGCGAGGGCCATCGGCGGCTGCCCGATTTATGTCAGCGACAAGCCGGGGAACCACAACTTCGACCTCCTCAAGAAGCTGGTTCTCCCCGACGGCTCCGTGCTCCGCGCGCAGCTCCCCGGCAGGCCCACGCGCGACTGCCTCTTCTCCGACCCGGCGCGCGACGGTGCCAG CCTGCTCAAGATATGGAACATGAACAAGTGCGCCGGCGTGGTGGGGGTGTTCAACTGCCAGGGCGCGGGGTGGTGCCGCATCGTCAAAAAGACAAGGATCCACGACGAGGCACCCGGGACGCTCACCGGCTCGGTGCGCGCCGAGGACGTGGAGGGCATCGCCCAGGCCGCCGGGACCGATGACTGCACCGGCGACGCCGTGGTGTACGCGTACCGAGCAGGGGAGCTCGTGAGGCTGCCCCGGGGCGCCACCCTGCCGGTGACGCTCAAGAGGCTTGAGTACGAGTTGTTCCACGTATGCCCCATCCGCACCGTGGCGCCGGACGTCTCGTTCGCGCCTATCGGGCTGCTCCACATGTTCAACGCTGGCGGCGCCGTCGAGGAATGCACCGTTAGGCCGGACGAGGATGACAAGGCCGTTGTGTCCCTCAGGGTGCGCGGCTGCGGCCTGTTCGGCGCGTACTGCTCGCGGAGGCCGGTGAAATGTTCCCTCGACTCGGGCGACGTGGGGTTCGGCTACGACGCCGACACTGGGCTCGTCACGGTAGACGTGCCGGTCCCGGAGAAGGAGATGTACCGGTGGGCGCTTGAGATTCGGGTCTAG
- the LOC123057990 gene encoding alkane hydroxylase MAH1-like — translation MEAVSWWLRGFLGKYPEIVVSFACFLFLLFFRFRRRDGLPTNWPVVGSVPAITVNAGRVHEWLTEFLRVAPGMSHVARGPWGSPVDILLTANPADVAHVFTTNFGNYPKGEEFAALFDVLGNGIFNADGDSWAFQRRKAHALLSDAMFRAAVAASTARKLDEGLVPLLDGVAAGGAVVDLQDVFMRLTFDLTAMFIFGTDPGCLAADFPRVPFAAAMDEAEAVLFYRHVTPIAWLRLQTYLNIGHHKKMTKAQQVLDASIAEFVSLRRERAASSADSNADGADAAEADLLTLYMACQDEVGKDGKEFERFLRDTTLNLMVAGRDTTSSALTWFFWLLTNHPDVEAKILAELRENLSSGGHPTAADLKRLVYLHAALSESLRLYPPVPFEHKAGARPDTLPSGPAVRPTRRVIVSFYSMGRMESVWGKDCLEFRPERWLTEAGRLRHEPSYKFVAFNVGPRTCLGKDLAFTQMKAVVAAVLPRFRVEVAAGAVVRPKLSIILHMKDGLKVRVYKRQDDAR, via the coding sequence GGCAAGTACCCGGAGATCGTGGTGTcgttcgcttgcttcttgttcctGCTCTTCTTCAGGTTCCGCCGGCGGGACGGGCTGCCGACGAACTGGCCGGTGGTCGGCTCGGTGCCGGCGATCACCGTCAACGCCGGCCGCGTGCACGAGTGGCTCACCGAGTTCCTGCGCGTGGCGCCGGGGATGTCGCACGTCGCCAGGGGCCCGTGGGGCTCGCCCGTGGACATACTTCTCACGGCCAACCCGGCGGACGTGGCGCATGTCTTCACGACCAACTTCGGCAACTACCCCAAGGGCGAGGAGTTCGCGGCCCTGTTCGACGTGCTCGGCAACGGCATCTTCAACGCCGACGGGGATTCGTGGGCGTTCCAGCGGCGCAAGGCGCACGCGCTGCTCTCGGACGCGATGTTCCGCGCCGCCGTGGCCGCGAGCACCGCGCGCAAGCTCGACGAGGGGCTCGTGCCGCTCCTCGACGGCGTCGCTGCCGGCGGCGCGGTCGTCGACCTGCAGGACGTGTTCATGCGCCTGACGTTCGACCTCACGGCGATGTTCATATTCGGTACGGATCCCGGCTGCCTGGCCGCCGACTTCCCGCGAGtgccgttcgccgcggccatggACGAGGCCGAGGCGGTGCTGTTCTACAGGCACGTGACGCCCATTGCCTGGCTGAGGCTCCAGACCTACCTAAACATCGGGCATCACAAGAAGATGACCAAGGCTCAGCAGGTGCTGGACGCGTCCATCGCCGAGTTCGTCTCGCTACGGCGAGAGCGCGCGGCCAGCAGTGCCGACAGCAACGCCGACGGAGCCGACGCCGCTGAGGCTGATCTTCTCACGTTGTACATGGCATGCCAAGACGAGGTAGGCAAGGACGGAAAGGAGTTCGAGCGGTTCTTGCGCGACACGACGCTGAACCTCATGGTCGCCGGCCGCGACACGACGAGCTCCGCCCTGACATGGTTCTTCTGGCTGCTCACCAACCACCCCGACGTCGAGGCCAAGATCCTCGCCGAGCTCCGTGAGAACCTGTCGTCTGGCGGCCACCCTACCGCCGCCGATCTGAAGCGGCTGGTGTACCTGCACGCGGCCCTGTCGGAGTCGCTCCGGCTGTACCCGCCCGTGCCGTTCGAGCACAAGGCGGGAGCGCGGCCGGACACGCTGCCGAGCGGGCCGGCCGTGCGGCCTACGAGGAGGGTGATCGTGTCTTTCTACTCGATGGGACGCATGGAGTCGGTGTGGGGCAAGGACTGCCTGGAGTTCCGGCCGGAGCGGTGGCTGAcggaggcggggcggctccggcacGAGCCGTCGTACAAGTTCGTGGCGTTCAACGTGGGGCCCCGGACGTGCCTGGGCAAGGACCTGGCGTTCACGCAGATGAAGGCCGTGGTGGCCGCCGTGCTGCCGCGGTTCCGGGTGGAGGTCGCCGCGGGTGCGGTGGTGAGGCCCAAGCTGTCCATCATACTCCACATGAAGGACGGGCTGAAGGTGAGGGTTTACAAGAGGCAAGACGATGCCCGCTAG